The proteins below come from a single Streptomyces sp. M92 genomic window:
- a CDS encoding helix-turn-helix domain-containing protein, which produces MVRTPLTPEERERGEQLGRLLRAARGERSMTEVAAVAGVSAETLRKIETGRAPTPAFFTVAALAGALGLSMDDLVGRCEPAAAA; this is translated from the coding sequence ATGGTGCGCACCCCCCTGACCCCCGAAGAGCGCGAGCGCGGCGAACAGCTCGGCCGCCTGCTCCGCGCGGCCCGCGGTGAACGGAGCATGACGGAGGTCGCCGCCGTGGCCGGCGTCTCCGCCGAGACCCTGCGCAAGATCGAGACCGGCCGGGCACCCACGCCCGCGTTCTTCACCGTGGCCGCGCTGGCCGGAGCGCTGGGGCTGTCCATGGACGACCTGGTCGGGAGGTGCGAGCCCGCGGCGGCGGCCTGA
- a CDS encoding aspartate aminotransferase family protein: MTKDLYARHRSVLPDWLALYYEDPLEITHGQGRHVWDSAGNKYLDFFGGILTTMTAHALPEVTKAVSEQAGRIIHSSTLYLNRPMVELAERIAHVSGIPDARVFFTTSGTEANDTALLLATAHRRSNTILAMRNSYHGRSFSSVGITGNRSWSPTSLSPLQTLYVHGGVRTRGPYAHLDDRDFIDACVADLEDLLGHTRPPAALIAEPVQGVGGFTSPPDGLYAAFREVLHERGILWIADEVQTGWGRTGEHFWGWQAHGRSGPPDIVTFAKGIGNGMSVGGVIARAEIMNCLDANSISTFGGTQVTMAAGLANLNHLLEHDLQGNARRVGGLLIERLRAVAAQVPHVREVRGRGLMVGVELTRPGTDEAAPDAASAVLEAARAGGLLVGRGGGHSTSVLRLAPPLSLTVAEAEEGAAILERALHTL; the protein is encoded by the coding sequence GTGACCAAGGACCTCTACGCCCGGCACCGCTCCGTCCTGCCCGACTGGCTCGCCCTCTACTACGAGGACCCGCTGGAGATCACCCACGGCCAGGGACGGCACGTCTGGGACTCGGCCGGCAACAAGTACCTCGACTTCTTCGGCGGCATCCTCACCACGATGACCGCGCACGCCCTGCCCGAGGTGACCAAGGCGGTCAGCGAGCAGGCCGGACGGATCATCCACTCCTCGACCCTGTACCTCAACCGGCCCATGGTCGAACTCGCCGAACGGATCGCCCACGTCTCCGGCATCCCCGACGCCCGCGTCTTCTTCACCACCTCCGGCACCGAGGCCAACGACACCGCCCTGCTGCTCGCCACCGCCCACCGGCGCAGCAACACCATCCTGGCGATGCGCAACAGCTACCACGGCCGCAGCTTCAGCTCCGTCGGCATCACCGGCAACCGAAGCTGGTCCCCGACCTCCCTCTCCCCGCTCCAGACGCTCTACGTCCACGGCGGCGTCCGCACCCGAGGCCCCTACGCCCACCTCGACGACCGGGACTTCATCGACGCCTGCGTCGCCGACCTCGAGGACCTCCTCGGCCACACCCGTCCGCCCGCCGCGCTGATCGCCGAACCCGTCCAGGGCGTCGGCGGCTTCACCTCCCCGCCGGACGGCCTGTACGCCGCCTTCCGCGAGGTGCTGCACGAGCGGGGCATCCTGTGGATCGCCGACGAGGTGCAGACCGGCTGGGGCCGCACCGGCGAGCACTTCTGGGGCTGGCAGGCCCACGGACGCAGCGGCCCGCCCGACATCGTGACCTTCGCCAAGGGCATCGGCAACGGCATGTCGGTCGGCGGCGTCATCGCCCGCGCCGAGATCATGAACTGCCTCGACGCCAACAGCATCTCCACCTTCGGCGGCACCCAGGTCACCATGGCCGCCGGCCTCGCCAACCTCAACCATCTCCTGGAGCACGACCTCCAGGGCAACGCCCGGCGCGTCGGCGGCCTGCTCATCGAACGGCTGCGGGCCGTCGCCGCCCAGGTGCCGCACGTACGGGAGGTGCGCGGACGCGGGCTGATGGTCGGCGTCGAGCTGACCCGGCCCGGCACCGACGAGGCCGCCCCCGACGCGGCGTCCGCCGTCCTGGAGGCGGCCCGCGCGGGCGGGCTGCTGGTCGGCAGGGGCGGCGGCCACAGCACCAGCGTCCTGCGCCTCGCCCCGCCGCTGTCCCTCACCGTCGCGGAGGCCGAGGAGGGCGCGGCGATCCTCGAACGCGCCCTGCACACCCTCTGA
- a CDS encoding ATP-dependent Clp protease ATP-binding subunit: protein MTSGYMGPEGDPFAEFLARFFGGPRPRQIDIGRLLSQPARELVRGAAQYAAEHGSRDLDTEHLLRAALSTEPTRGLLSRAGADPDSLASQIDERSGPVQHPPGEVPPPTSLSLTPAVKRALLDAHELARSTGTGYIGPEHVLSALAANPDSAAGHILNAARFAPSSGLPTETPDAAKGRTEGPQATNTPTLDKYGRDLTDLAQQGRIDPVIGREDEIEQTVEVLSRRGKNNPVLIGDAGVGKTAVVEGLAQRITDGDVPDVLIGRRVVALDLTGVVAGTRYRGDFEERMNNIVGEIRAHSDQLIIFIDELHTVVGAGGGGESGSMDAGNILKPALARGELHIVGATTLEEYRRIEKDAALARRFQPILVPEPTTADAIEILRGLRDRYEAHHQVRYTDEALVAAVEMSDRYLTDRRLPDKAIDLIDQAGARVRLRARTKGTDVRAMEREVDQLIRDKDQAVADEQYERATQLRDRIVELKQRIMEADGGGEADEGLNLVVGTESIAEVVSRQTGIPVSSLTQEEKDRLLGLESHLHERVVGQEEAVRVVADAVLRSRAGLASPDRPIGSFLFLGPTGVGKTELARALAEALFGSEDRMVRLDMSEYQERHTVSRLVGAPPGYVGHEEAGQLTEVVRRHPYSLLLLDEVEKAHPDVFNILLQVLDDGRLTDSQGRTVDFSNTVVVMTSNLGSDVITRRGAGIGFGSGGSEADEEARREQVLRPLREHFRPEFLNRIDEIVVFRQLSGEQLRQITSLLLEETRRMVRAQDVTVDFTDAAVDWIAERGYQPEYGARPLRRTIQREVDNELSRLLLDGRVTEGGRVTVDVEDGRLAFRTPQQSVPEL, encoded by the coding sequence ATGACCAGCGGCTACATGGGCCCGGAGGGCGACCCGTTCGCGGAATTCCTGGCACGCTTCTTCGGCGGGCCCAGGCCGAGGCAGATCGACATCGGCCGGCTGCTCAGCCAGCCCGCCCGGGAGCTGGTGCGCGGGGCCGCGCAGTACGCCGCCGAGCACGGCAGCCGGGACCTGGACACCGAGCACCTGCTGCGGGCGGCGCTCTCCACCGAACCGACCCGGGGCCTGCTCAGCCGCGCCGGCGCCGACCCGGACTCGCTGGCGTCGCAGATCGACGAGCGCAGCGGCCCGGTGCAGCACCCGCCGGGCGAGGTGCCGCCGCCCACCTCGCTGTCCCTGACCCCGGCCGTCAAGCGCGCCCTGCTGGACGCGCACGAGCTGGCCCGGTCGACCGGCACCGGCTACATCGGCCCGGAGCACGTGCTCAGCGCCCTGGCCGCCAACCCGGACTCGGCCGCCGGGCACATCCTGAACGCGGCCCGGTTCGCGCCGTCGTCGGGTCTGCCCACGGAGACGCCGGACGCGGCCAAGGGGCGTACCGAGGGGCCGCAGGCCACCAACACCCCGACCCTCGACAAGTACGGCCGCGATCTCACCGACCTGGCCCAGCAGGGCCGGATCGACCCGGTGATCGGGCGCGAGGACGAGATCGAGCAAACCGTCGAGGTGCTCTCCCGGCGCGGCAAGAACAACCCCGTGCTGATCGGTGACGCGGGCGTCGGCAAGACCGCCGTCGTGGAGGGGCTGGCCCAGCGCATCACCGACGGCGACGTCCCCGACGTGCTGATCGGGCGCCGGGTGGTCGCGCTCGACCTGACCGGCGTGGTCGCCGGCACCCGCTACCGGGGTGACTTCGAGGAACGGATGAACAACATCGTGGGCGAGATCCGCGCCCACTCCGACCAGCTGATCATCTTCATCGACGAGCTGCACACCGTCGTCGGCGCGGGCGGTGGCGGCGAGAGCGGGTCGATGGACGCCGGGAACATCCTCAAGCCGGCCCTGGCCCGCGGCGAGCTGCACATCGTGGGGGCCACCACCCTGGAGGAGTACCGCCGGATCGAGAAGGACGCGGCCCTCGCCCGCCGCTTCCAGCCCATCCTGGTCCCGGAGCCCACGACCGCGGACGCCATCGAGATCCTGCGCGGCCTGCGCGACCGCTACGAGGCCCACCACCAGGTCCGCTACACCGACGAGGCGCTGGTGGCGGCCGTGGAGATGTCCGACCGCTACCTCACCGACCGCCGGCTCCCGGACAAGGCGATCGACCTGATCGACCAGGCCGGCGCCCGGGTACGGCTGCGGGCGCGCACCAAGGGCACGGACGTACGGGCCATGGAGCGCGAGGTCGACCAGCTCATCCGGGACAAGGACCAGGCGGTCGCGGACGAGCAGTACGAGCGGGCCACACAGCTGCGCGACCGGATCGTCGAGCTGAAGCAGCGGATCATGGAGGCCGACGGCGGCGGCGAGGCCGACGAGGGCCTGAACCTGGTGGTCGGGACCGAGTCCATCGCCGAGGTGGTGTCCCGGCAGACCGGCATCCCGGTCAGCAGCCTCACCCAGGAGGAGAAGGACCGCCTGCTGGGCCTGGAGTCCCACCTGCACGAACGGGTGGTGGGCCAGGAGGAGGCCGTGCGGGTCGTCGCCGACGCCGTACTGCGCTCCCGCGCCGGTCTGGCCAGCCCCGACCGGCCCATCGGCAGCTTCCTCTTCCTCGGCCCGACCGGCGTCGGCAAGACCGAGCTGGCACGGGCGCTGGCCGAGGCCCTGTTCGGCAGCGAGGACCGGATGGTGCGGCTCGACATGAGCGAGTACCAGGAGCGGCACACCGTCAGCCGCCTGGTCGGCGCCCCGCCCGGATACGTCGGCCACGAGGAGGCCGGTCAGCTCACCGAAGTGGTGCGCCGGCACCCGTACTCGCTGCTCCTGCTGGACGAGGTGGAGAAGGCGCACCCGGACGTCTTCAACATCCTGCTCCAGGTGCTGGACGACGGGCGGCTGACCGACTCGCAGGGCCGCACGGTGGACTTCAGCAACACGGTCGTCGTGATGACCAGCAACCTGGGCTCCGACGTGATCACCCGGCGGGGCGCGGGCATCGGCTTCGGCTCGGGCGGTTCGGAGGCGGACGAGGAGGCCCGGCGCGAGCAGGTGCTGCGGCCGCTGCGCGAGCACTTCCGGCCCGAGTTCCTCAACCGCATCGACGAGATCGTCGTCTTCCGCCAGCTCAGCGGCGAGCAGTTGCGGCAGATCACCAGCCTGCTGCTGGAGGAGACCCGGCGCATGGTGCGCGCGCAGGACGTCACGGTCGACTTCACGGACGCGGCGGTGGACTGGATCGCCGAGCGCGGCTACCAGCCCGAGTACGGCGCGCGTCCGCTGCGCCGCACCATCCAGCGCGAGGTCGACAACGAGCTGTCCCGGCTGCTCCTCGACGGCCGCGTCACGGAGGGCGGCCGGGTGACGGTCGACGTCGAGGACGGGCGGCTGGCCTTCCGGACGCCGCAGCAGTCCGTCCCCGAGCTGTGA
- a CDS encoding nitrilase-related carbon-nitrogen hydrolase, translating to MANVVRAALVQATWTGDTESMVAKHEEHAREAARRGARVIGFQEVFNAPYFCQVQDPEHYRWAEPVPDGPTTRRMRALARETGMVIVVPVFEVERSGFYYNTAAVIDADGTVLGTYRKHHIPQVKGFWEKFYFRPGNLGWPVFDTAVGKVGVYICYDRHFPEGWRQLGLGGAQLVYNPSATHRGLSAHLWRLEQPAAAVANEYFVAAINRVGQEEYGDNDFYGTSYFVDPRGQFVGDVASDTEEELVVRDLDFDLIEQVRQQWAFYRDRRPDAYEGLVQP from the coding sequence ATGGCCAACGTCGTACGCGCCGCTCTGGTCCAGGCCACCTGGACCGGCGACACCGAGTCCATGGTGGCGAAACACGAGGAGCACGCCCGCGAGGCCGCCCGACGGGGCGCCCGGGTCATCGGCTTCCAGGAAGTCTTCAACGCCCCCTACTTCTGCCAGGTCCAGGACCCCGAGCACTACCGCTGGGCCGAGCCCGTGCCCGACGGCCCGACCACCCGCCGCATGCGGGCCCTCGCCCGCGAGACCGGCATGGTGATCGTCGTCCCCGTCTTCGAGGTCGAGCGGTCCGGCTTCTACTACAACACCGCGGCCGTGATCGACGCCGACGGCACCGTCCTCGGCACGTACCGCAAGCATCACATCCCGCAGGTCAAGGGCTTCTGGGAGAAGTTCTACTTCCGCCCCGGCAATCTCGGCTGGCCCGTCTTCGACACCGCCGTCGGCAAGGTCGGCGTCTACATCTGCTACGACCGGCACTTCCCGGAGGGCTGGCGCCAACTCGGCCTCGGCGGCGCCCAGCTCGTCTACAACCCCTCCGCCACCCACCGCGGCCTCTCCGCCCACCTGTGGCGGCTGGAGCAGCCCGCGGCGGCCGTCGCCAACGAGTACTTCGTCGCCGCGATCAACCGGGTCGGGCAGGAGGAGTACGGCGACAACGACTTCTACGGCACGTCGTACTTCGTCGACCCGCGCGGCCAGTTCGTCGGCGACGTCGCCAGCGACACCGAGGAGGAACTCGTCGTCCGCGACCTGGACTTCGACCTCATCGAGCAGGTGCGGCAGCAGTGGGCCTTCTACCGCGACCGCCGCCCCGACGCCTACGAAGGGCTGGTGCAGCCGTGA
- the map gene encoding type I methionyl aminopeptidase, translating into MVELKTDTSIDAMHAAGQVVARALTAVRKAADVGVSLLELDAVAREVLREAGAGSPFLGYRPSFAPTPFPGVICASVNDAIVHGIPDGYRLRDGDLVSIDCGATLDGWAGDSAVSFVVGTPRAADVTLIETAERALAAGIGAAVVGNRVGDIAHAIGTVCRSAGYGIMEDFGGHGIGRRMHEDPGVPNEGRPGRGLPLRHGMVIAIEPMLISSGRDDYHPAPDGWTLRTNDGSRAAHVEHTVAITDAGPRVLTSRDGL; encoded by the coding sequence ATGGTGGAACTGAAGACAGACACATCGATCGACGCCATGCACGCGGCCGGCCAGGTCGTCGCGCGCGCCCTGACCGCCGTACGCAAGGCGGCGGACGTGGGCGTGTCCCTGCTGGAGCTGGACGCGGTGGCGCGCGAGGTGCTGCGGGAGGCGGGCGCCGGGTCGCCGTTCCTCGGCTACCGGCCCTCCTTCGCGCCGACGCCCTTCCCCGGCGTCATCTGCGCGTCGGTGAACGACGCGATCGTGCACGGCATCCCCGACGGCTACCGGCTGCGCGACGGCGACCTGGTCTCGATCGACTGCGGGGCCACGCTGGACGGCTGGGCCGGCGACTCGGCGGTCAGCTTCGTCGTGGGCACCCCGCGCGCGGCGGACGTGACACTGATCGAGACCGCCGAGCGGGCGCTGGCGGCGGGCATCGGGGCGGCCGTCGTCGGCAACCGCGTCGGCGACATCGCCCACGCCATCGGTACGGTCTGCCGGTCGGCGGGCTACGGCATCATGGAGGACTTCGGCGGCCACGGCATCGGCCGACGAATGCACGAGGACCCCGGCGTGCCCAACGAGGGCCGGCCGGGGCGCGGGCTCCCCCTTCGGCACGGCATGGTCATCGCCATCGAGCCGATGCTGATCAGCAGCGGCCGGGACGACTACCACCCGGCCCCGGACGGCTGGACCCTGCGCACCAACGACGGCTCGCGGGCGGCCCACGTGGAACACACGGTGGCGATCACGGACGCCGGCCCCCGCGTGCTGACGTCCCGGGACGGCCTCTGA